TAACCGGTCAGAAACTTGCGACGCCCCGCAGCGGTCACCCCCAGTTTCTTGTCGGGCGAACTGGAACAGGCGACCAACAGATGATCCTTCACCACCGCCTTATAAATCCGCGTGTTGCTGGCAAGCGATCCCAGTTCTAGGACGAAACGATTTGCAGACGACGGCCGCGCGACGTACGCCTCCAGTTCGCCACGGTGTGCGGACAAAAACTTATCGGCGTCACGGACCACGATCGTTCGCTTTTCGCCCATGTCGAACAACGATGCGGTCTGCAGATCGTCTCGCAAGTCATTCCATCGCACCGCCTCGCCGTCAAATTGCGTGCGATCTCCTTCACGCGACAATTCACTGATCACCCACGACCGCAACGTCGCGTCGCCGCCCGAGACGACGACGACGTCAGGAAGCTCTTGTTCGCCACCGGATGATTCGTTCTCGGGTAACCAGTCAAATGCGTGCCGAACAGGCATGAAAACCTCGCGTTAGAGACTTGCATCGGAGACTCGACGCATACCCAGCGACGCCCGAGCGGGAACGGTTGCACCGAATCATCTCGGCACGATAGCGACTTTCTCGCTGATGGAAACGTCCATCCGGAATGGGCCACCGTCGCTCCAGACTACTCGCCCCCCCCACCGCAGCTATAATCAACGCGTTCGGCAGAATTTTTTTTGGGTGGAACGATGGCTGTCCTGCTGGTCTACGTCGCCTTGGTGACGTTATTTTGCGTCGCATTGGTTCGTGGCATTCGCCGCTCCCGATCGGGGGCGTCTTGGTCGCGGCACGACGAACCGACCGAGCAAGTCACATCGCGAACGCCGACCGTGGATTCCATTTTTGGGCTGTTCAGCGGTCTGTCGATGTTCCTGATGTTCTTCGCGGTGTCGCTATCAACACTATTGATCGCGGTTGATCGCTTTTTCATGCCACTGGAACTGGCCGCTCGGATTCCCTTGGAATCTGGTTGGGATCCCGCCCAGTGGAAAACCAATCTAAGCACCGGCCCGCATAACGTCAGCCAAAGCTACACCCACTGGCGAATTTCCCAAGGGGATTCCTCCACGGACGCCAGCCGGCAAAAATCGTGGTTGTTGATGGCGTTCCCTGTCATCGTCGCGCTGACGTTGCTGACACTGCTGCTGTTTCAACAGATTTCGAAGGGATTCATCCACGCCGCGACCGAGGATTGGGTCCGGCAATCAGCGGAGGAAGAACTGGCCGACATTCGTTCGGCATATCACCGCAACAACCTCCAGCGACGCCAGCGATATTCCAATCGATGATTTGCAGGTCCGATCGAACATCGGTCACAGGTGTCGGAGTCTTACTTGAACGATGCGCGTGGCAATCGACCCGCAGTCTGTTCACGTCCGTTGATCGGCGTGACACCGCCAAGCGTTCGGAATCCACGAATGCGTGCCCGAGGCGCCAAGCCCTGGGTGTCGATCGGGTCGGGCAGGGCATAGGACGTCACGTTCCCCGCCAGATCCGTCGCCGTCACCCGCAAATACAACTGGGGCGGCAAGCCTGGATCGGCCGGCCAAACATAGGGACCGTCCGGTCGCAGTCCGGCAGCGATCGTCGTCCAAGGTCCTTCGGCTTTCGGCGCAAAAGACAGGGTCACCGGACGCGCCGAAAGGTGTTCGTCGCCGGCGTCATATTGGATGATCAAACATCCGGTCGAATCGCCATCGCCATAGCGGGCGCCACGAATGCGAGTGGTCGGCGACGTCGTGTCGACAACGACATTGATGTCCGCTGATTCACCGGCCAGCGGTGTCGGACTGCTCAATCCGCTAGACGCGACGACAACGATGCGGAAGCCGAACAGACCTTCCCCCTTGGTTTCGACGTCGAAAGGACTGGCAAGATCGGGATCTTCACCCCACTTTTCCCACGACTGTCCGCCGTCGACGCTGCCCCAAAGTTCTACCGCTTTGATACCGTTGCTGCCGACCGCCTCCAGTTCATAGTCCAGACTGAATCGAGGCGAATCACTGTAGCGCACCGGAGCATCCACGGGGGTCGATGCAAAGGGCACGAAGCTGGCGTCTGCGTCGTCGGAAACATCACCTTGCACCGGAGCGGGACTTGAATCCACCCTCGCGGACTGATACGTACGATCCGATGTGTTTTTTCGATCCACCGGCGCTGTACCGATCGGACGCATGGCGTCTTGGACGCTACGCGGTTTCTGCATCACTTGTTCCGGATCCCACTGACGGTCCACACCGCCGGCGGCTTGCCAGCGACGGAGCGCGGACTGGCCGGGGCTTGCCAAATCTTCGGACGCGGGCTTGGCCGATTCTGGCATGGTCGGGGCCAATGCTCCCAGGCTGGGACCATTCAGCAGCCGTGATTGGGTGATTTCTTCGGGCGTCGCCGGTGGCGGCAAAGCGGCCGAATCGCCGGATAACGCCCCAGAATCGCCCGCGTTCTCCGGAACAGCAGCGTTCGATCCGCCGATCGGCACGGCGTGAATTCTCCGGGTGATCGGCACGCCAACCGAACGAACCGGCGGATTGGAGTGGCTGGAGACGTCGGATGCGACCAAAGCATCCGTCGCCTTGCCGCGATCGGCCAATCGGGTTCCCGGCCGCTGGGCCAATCTCGGCCGACGAATGACATCGCTGACGTGGGTCTTGTGTCCGAGTGAATCCATCGCCGAAACGCGAAGCGTCATTCCCCGCCAATCGCCCGACACGGGAAATTGAAACTGACTGGCACCGCGTCCTAGCGTCTGGTCCACTTTTTGCCATGCAGGCGCGCCGTCGATCAGGTACTGAATCAGAACGCCCTGAATCGCCGAGGCGTCATCGATGCGAACATCGGCTCGAACTTGCCCGTCTTCGGTCGCCTCGGCGTTTAGCTCAATGACCGGGCCGGTGGTATCCACCAGGACCTGGACGTCCGGCCGCAACTGTCCCGGTGGCGACACGCGGCCATCGGAATCCAACGTTCGAATGGCAAAGAAGTAACGTCCGTCGCTGGGGCTGGTCACGTCAAACGCTTCGGCCGGGAACGCTTGCCGACCCAGCATTTGCCACTGCAGCGCCGGCGGCTGTGGCGTGTCATCATCCGACACCGACGCCACATACAACTGAACTTCCGCGGGCGCCGGCTGGTCTTGGCGGACCTGCACAGGCAATGAAAAACTACGCTGCCCCACGATTGCGGCTTCGACGGCTCCCGATGGCTCCGGCGATCTGCCACCATCGGGCACCACCGTGCTTGCGGGCGGTCCGGCGTCGGGCGATGCGGGCGTTTGTGCGAACCCGACGCTGCCAGCCAATGCGACCGCCGCTACAAAACAACGGACGATCATCCGAGGCGCAGCCGGCCACCGGCCGACGTTCCGGTCACCAAGCACGACGGCGGCGTCCAGCTTTCCGGCAGGTTTCGCATTCGATAGGACCATTGCCACGGGCGGGTCAATCTTGCATTGGGACTTGAACATTCGAAATTTGGCGAAAGACTGTGACCCATCGCGGATTCCAAACGCACGGGACCGGGGGCGGCGCAGCCGGCTGACCCACCGCACACTTGCGGCTACGATCCATGAATCGTGGCGCCATTCTGGACGGCCGGGCATCATCATCGGTCTCGATTCGATTCTGGCGACGACAGGTTTCAGGCCTTCACGAAAAGGCGCGGTCACAGTATCGAAATTCGGGTGACGTCCAGGCAGCTCTTGAGCCAATTCGTTCACGAGCCGGAATCCGCGCGCCCCCCCGACTCAATTTTTCCACGTTTCTGACGATTTCGACTGAATTTGCCCATGTCCAACGTCCGCTACCACTACGACGTCATTGTCATCGGCGCCGGCCATGCGGGAACCGAAGCCGCGGCGGCCTCGGCACGTCTGGGGGCTCGAACCGCCTTGCTGACGACCAACCTGGATACGGTCGGCCAGATGTCGTGCAATCCCGCGATCGGCGGTGTGGCCAAGGGCCAGATCGTCCGCGAAGTCGACGCACTGGGCGGACTGATGGGCCAAGCCATCGACGCCACGGGCATTCAGTTTCGACTGTTGAACGTCCGCAAAGGCCCCGCGATGCACAGCCCGCGGGCCCAAGCCGACAAGCGGGGCTATCAACAACACATCAAACTGGCCATCGAATCCCAAGCCGGATTGGATCTTCGCCAGGAAACCGTGGACGATCTGATCACGGCCGAAGAGACCGATCCCGATGCCATCGAACGTGGCGTCCGCCATCGTGTTGTGGGCGTCAAAGTCCGTGGCGATGCCGAATACCTTGCTCCGACCGTGGTGCTGACGACGGGCACGTTCCTGCAAGCGATCATGCACACCGGCATGTCGACCACCGCCGGGGGCAGGGCAGGGGAGGGTACCACGCAAGGCATCAGCGGTGCGCTCGGTCGACTGGGTTTTGAAATTGATCGTTTCAAAACCGGAACCCCTCCCCGTTTGAATGCCAAAACCATCGACTTCGCCGCCCTGGATGTTCAACCCGGCGATGCGGTCCCGAAACCTTTTTCGTTCATGTCCGGCAAGCTGGACGTCCAGCAAATGCCCTGTCATCTGACATACACCAACGAAAACGTCCACCAACTGATTCGCGACAACCTGGACCGGGCACCGATGTATAGCGGTCGAATCGAATCACGAGGCCCGCGTTATTGTCCGTCGATCGAAGACAAAATCGTCCGATTCGCCGACAAGTCGGAACACCAACTATTCCTAGAACCCGAGGGGCGACAGACGCACGAAGTCTATGTCAACGGAATTTCGACCAGTCTGCCACGCGACGTCCAAGACCAGATGTTTCCGCTGATCGCGGGCTGTGAAAAGGCCCAGATCATGCGGTACGGCTATGCGGTGGAATACGACTTCTGTCCACCAACACAATTGTGGCCACACCTGGAAACCAAGACCGTCGCGGGGCTGTTCTTTGCCGGCCAGATCAACGGTACGACAGGTTATGAAGAGGCCGCCGGACAAGGTTTAATCGCAGGGCTAAACGCCGCACGGTTGGTCGCCGGCCAGTCGACCTGGGTCCCCAGTCGCGATCAAGCGTACATCGGTGTTTTGGTCGACGACCTGGTAACCGCCGGCACCGACGAACCGTATCGCATGTTTACAAGCCGTGCGGAATTTCGGCTGTTGCTGCGCCAGGATAACGCGGATCGGCGTCTGACACCCATCGCCGACGAACTTGGTTTGATCGATTCACCACGTCGACAGCGGTTTGATGACAAGAAGAAACAAATCGAACACGCGATGGACTTGCTGAAAAAGATCCGCGTGGACGGGACACCAGGTGACGTCTACCTGCGTCGCAGCGAAGTCGACTGGGATGTGATGCGCGGCGTTGCACCGGAGCTTTCCGCGATCGACGATGAAGCCGCCCAACAATGTCTGTACGACATCAAATACGCAGGCTACATCACCCGCCAAAAAGCGGACGTTGAAAAACAACGCCGTCATGCGGACAAGAAAATCCCTGCTTCCTTCGACTACTTGTCGATCGACGCATTGCGAATCGAAGCCAAAGAAAAACTGAACCGCGTTCGTCCGGTCAGTCTGGACCAAGCCAAACGAATCAGCGGCATCACCCCCGCCGACTTGGCGTTGGTGTTGGCACATTTGGAAAACCGGTCTTAGACCTGCTTGGGATCGCCGCCCTGGGCGGAATGTTCCGACGCATCGTTTTCCGGTGCGTCACGACGAGACGGCGTCCCCAATGAAACCAACGGGACTTGCTTCGGTCCCGACGAAGACGGTTTAGATTTCGCGCAGTTGTAACAGCCCTGGATTCCTGAACCGCTGGATGCGGCATGCAAGTTTCGCATCACGCGTCGAACCACAAACGCCAAAGCCGTGAACACGATCACCAACGCCGCGATCGTTTGGGGCCAAGATGCATCGCCCATCATCCCGCCGACCATAAAGAACCGACTTGATAGGTCAACATCGCTCCGATGTATGCCAAGACGGTCATGTACGTAAAGCTAAACACCGGCCAACGCCACGAATTTGTTTCGCGACGAATCACCAACAGCGTGCTGACACACTGCGCACACAGGGCAAAGAACACCATCACCGAAAGCACCGTGGGTACGGTGTAGACCGGTGATCCGTCGGGCCAGGTCGCGGCACGGATCGCACCGATCAGGCCTTCGTCTTCTTCATCGACGTCCCCGCCAAGTGAATAAATGGTGCCCAGGGTGCTGATGATGACTTCACGGGCCGGAAAACTTGCCAACGCGCCGACGCCGATTTTCCAATCCCAGCCCAAAGGTCGAACGGCGGGCTCGATGGCATGACCGACTCGGCCCAGCAAGCTGGATTCCAATAGATCAGACGAGATCACTTTCAATTCTTCCGACACTTCATCGCGACGTTGCATCAATGGTCCGGCGGGTGACGACTCCGATGCATCAAGCTGTTGCTTGATCTGAGCCAATTCGGCCTGCAATTCATACTGCCGCGTGTGATCCCCCGGCCAATAAGCGGCGAACCAGATCAGGATCGATGCAGCCAAGATCAGCGTCCCGGCGCGGACCAAGAATTCCCGACTGGCTTCCCACACTTTGGCGAACACGACCGTCGGATCAGGCCATTGATATTCGGGCAACTCCAACACAAACGGCGCGGCCTCCCCACGCAGCATCGTGTGCTTCAAGATCAACGAAACGGGGATCGCCACCAACACGCCGACCGCGTACATCGACATCAAAACCAGTGCCGGCAAACCTAGAAAACCCAGAATCGTGACCGATGGGATGAACGCACCGATCAACAACAGGTAAACCGGCAAACGTGCACTACAGCTCATCAGCGGCGCGATCATCATCGTCGCAAAACGGTCGCGACGGTTTTCAATGACTCGAGTCGCCATCACCCCGGGGACCGCGCATGCGAAGGAGCTCATCAGTGGCAGGAACGATTTCCCGCTTAGCCCAAACAAACGCATGATGCGATCGACCAAGAACGCCGCGCGGGCCATATAACCACAGTCTTCCAAAACCGCCAAAAAGAAGAACAGCAAAGCAATTTGGGGCACGAAGATCACAACACCGCCCACCCCGGCGATCACACCGTCGGTGATCAGGCTGCGCAGGATTCCCGGCTGCATGGCGTCGGTGACCAAGTCGCTGGCCCATCCCGTGGCGGCATCGATCCAATCCATCGGATAGCCGGCCAACGAATAGATCGACTGAAACACCAACAACATCAGCCCGGCAAAAATAGCCAAGCCCAAGACGCGGTGCGTCAGGATGCCGTCCAGCGTGTCGGTCAAGCCGCCGCTGCCGCTGCCTTGCGAAAGGACGCCGTCCAGTTTTCGTCCGGCCCAGGTATAGCGGCTGCTGCATTCCATATCGACCACATCGTCGAAGTCGGAACGCAGTTGGTCGCGTGTTTCATTCAGCACGGGAAGTATCGCCGCGCCGAGTTTTCGAACCAGTCGCTTTTC
The Crateriforma spongiae DNA segment above includes these coding regions:
- the mnmG gene encoding tRNA uridine-5-carboxymethylaminomethyl(34) synthesis enzyme MnmG; translation: MSNVRYHYDVIVIGAGHAGTEAAAASARLGARTALLTTNLDTVGQMSCNPAIGGVAKGQIVREVDALGGLMGQAIDATGIQFRLLNVRKGPAMHSPRAQADKRGYQQHIKLAIESQAGLDLRQETVDDLITAEETDPDAIERGVRHRVVGVKVRGDAEYLAPTVVLTTGTFLQAIMHTGMSTTAGGRAGEGTTQGISGALGRLGFEIDRFKTGTPPRLNAKTIDFAALDVQPGDAVPKPFSFMSGKLDVQQMPCHLTYTNENVHQLIRDNLDRAPMYSGRIESRGPRYCPSIEDKIVRFADKSEHQLFLEPEGRQTHEVYVNGISTSLPRDVQDQMFPLIAGCEKAQIMRYGYAVEYDFCPPTQLWPHLETKTVAGLFFAGQINGTTGYEEAAGQGLIAGLNAARLVAGQSTWVPSRDQAYIGVLVDDLVTAGTDEPYRMFTSRAEFRLLLRQDNADRRLTPIADELGLIDSPRRQRFDDKKKQIEHAMDLLKKIRVDGTPGDVYLRRSEVDWDVMRGVAPELSAIDDEAAQQCLYDIKYAGYITRQKADVEKQRRHADKKIPASFDYLSIDALRIEAKEKLNRVRPVSLDQAKRISGITPADLALVLAHLENRS
- the feoB gene encoding ferrous iron transport protein B, whose product is MASVDQFQPPAGSTTDVIRVALVGNPNTGKSTLFNALAGMRVRTGNYPGVTITKKVGRMTLGDRPVDLIDLPGTYSLAPRSPDEMVAVEVLSGDLQSEPPVDVIVCVLNATLLQRSLFLVSQVLELGRPTLVVLNMSDTAQSRGLRIDAQRLEQNLGCPVVSTSASKRGGIDELRQRLADLVMSVGQSDAGSESASQRRDDWALPESFYQICDQFRSHLIQSACVPVQSGNPTDDLPANTAELPDDYLLQRALLDRGGAAEKRLVRKLGAAILPVLNETRDQLRSDFDDVVDMECSSRYTWAGRKLDGVLSQGSGSGGLTDTLDGILTHRVLGLAIFAGLMLLVFQSIYSLAGYPMDWIDAATGWASDLVTDAMQPGILRSLITDGVIAGVGGVVIFVPQIALLFFFLAVLEDCGYMARAAFLVDRIMRLFGLSGKSFLPLMSSFACAVPGVMATRVIENRRDRFATMMIAPLMSCSARLPVYLLLIGAFIPSVTILGFLGLPALVLMSMYAVGVLVAIPVSLILKHTMLRGEAAPFVLELPEYQWPDPTVVFAKVWEASREFLVRAGTLILAASILIWFAAYWPGDHTRQYELQAELAQIKQQLDASESSPAGPLMQRRDEVSEELKVISSDLLESSLLGRVGHAIEPAVRPLGWDWKIGVGALASFPAREVIISTLGTIYSLGGDVDEEDEGLIGAIRAATWPDGSPVYTVPTVLSVMVFFALCAQCVSTLLVIRRETNSWRWPVFSFTYMTVLAYIGAMLTYQVGSLWSAG